One genomic segment of Paenibacillus xylanexedens includes these proteins:
- a CDS encoding transglutaminase domain-containing protein: MGKNGKRIITILLAGCLIAVALPRTVDLDQLYAASGTSDISTATDLRQTLLTAMSQRTEELVFTYKGNVKGLKKQLQTSIDEAMKSDPYIQYTVKSYAFNYKGSNVSAEVHVTLSYRETKEQTDYVNRKVTNVLKEIIKPGMTDHEKVKVIHDWIVLNLSYDTSLKKYTAYDGLVTGSTVCQGYSLLAYRMLERVGIDNRIVEGTAGGQLHAWNIVNLDGKWYHMDTTWDDPTPDRKGKVSHSYYLLSDDEMARDHIWTGKSKYPAAPASYREALLKLVKAGDSKKAAYQKLYHALDYSLYDEQDAVKGHAALKTKVQSTLKEGGTSLTFRYKGTEAGLIEDLQDLYQLGMKSISYYVSKMEGTTDLRVKINWTL, encoded by the coding sequence ATGGGTAAGAACGGGAAACGAATTATCACCATACTGCTGGCAGGCTGTCTGATTGCTGTAGCATTACCACGTACGGTTGATCTGGATCAGCTGTATGCTGCATCAGGGACATCAGATATATCCACGGCAACAGATTTGCGCCAGACCTTGCTTACCGCAATGTCACAGCGAACGGAGGAACTTGTTTTTACATACAAAGGCAATGTGAAAGGCCTCAAAAAACAATTACAAACCTCCATCGATGAGGCAATGAAGAGTGACCCCTATATTCAGTATACTGTTAAAAGTTATGCATTTAATTATAAAGGCTCCAATGTGTCGGCCGAGGTGCATGTGACTCTCTCCTACCGGGAGACCAAGGAGCAGACCGATTATGTGAATCGTAAAGTCACAAACGTGTTGAAAGAAATCATCAAACCAGGCATGACGGATCATGAGAAGGTCAAGGTCATCCATGACTGGATTGTGCTTAACCTTTCCTACGATACTTCGTTGAAGAAATATACGGCCTACGACGGGCTTGTTACAGGCAGTACCGTCTGTCAGGGATATTCACTGTTGGCATATCGGATGCTGGAGCGAGTAGGTATCGATAACCGGATTGTGGAAGGTACAGCGGGCGGGCAGCTTCATGCCTGGAATATCGTGAACCTGGACGGCAAGTGGTATCACATGGACACCACCTGGGATGATCCTACCCCTGACCGCAAAGGTAAGGTTAGCCACAGCTACTATTTGCTGAGTGATGATGAGATGGCACGTGACCATATCTGGACAGGCAAAAGCAAGTACCCCGCTGCGCCAGCCTCATATCGAGAAGCTTTATTAAAGCTGGTGAAGGCTGGAGATAGCAAAAAAGCCGCTTATCAGAAGCTGTACCATGCTCTGGACTATTCCCTGTATGATGAACAGGATGCCGTCAAAGGCCATGCTGCGCTGAAGACCAAGGTTCAAAGTACACTGAAGGAAGGCGGAACCTCGCTCACGTTCAGGTACAAGGGTACGGAGGCTGGACTGATTGAAGATTTGCAGGATTTGTACCAACTTGGCATGAAATCGATATCTTATTATGTATCCAAAATGGAAGGTACTACGGATCTGCGCGTCAAAATTAACTGGACACTGTAA